GGAATTTCACTCCTCCAAAACCAAGACCTGGGTCAGGCTCAGCTGAACGATGGATTTTGCATTCATTCAGAAGATTAAATGGAGTCTCCCATGTGTGCCTGATTTTCAGCTGAGTCTTGCACACCTCACATGGGCAAAACAACCACTGCACTACGAGCAACATGATGACAGACCTGGGCACTGAAGGACTGGACTGCATAGCAccacagaatttcagaaaatactgGCAAACTGGAAATAAAGTGCCTCCCTCATGACTTTATGAACTTAGTTCCACTGGAAACTTTGCCTATATAAAGCTGATGGGGTGAGAGATCTACATACAAATATTAAATTCACGTTAAGCTGACTAAATTTGGCTTAGGTGGAATATGCCTTTCATCTCCTCTGATTTTATTGAGGATTTTATTGCAATTCTTTCTTTATTAGTGGGAAAGCAAATCAGTGTGTTTTAAAATTGTTCCCACTGTTGTGAGTATAAACTTCCTGAAGATTTTAGCCTGTTTGCAAGAGATTGagtaaaataaagatttttttttttttaggtcaACATTTTCTTCTGGCAGACTGAGCCTGAAGTGCACTTTATTTCCCTTTAATTTaacagctccagcagcttttccagttaAATCGACTGTTCATTATTGAGCCCATTTATGAAGGGCTGTGCAGTGCAGTTTAATGAATCCCTGGCACAAAGCTCCCTTTCAGTGTAGGGAAAGAATAGCAGCCTATTTAGGTCCTGTAGGGCTGTATGTCAAAGGCTGCCTATAATACTTGTCAGGGAAGGGCAGAAATTCCCACTGATATAAGAATGTGCAAGAAATCAACTTTCACAACCAACTCGCCGATTAAGACGCGATCAGGAAATGAGTCTGTAGGTTGGGAGCGGTGACACCTGTTTGGGCAGCCAGATTTTCCCAGAACTCGATAACCATATGGGCCATACAAccaggaaagggggaaaaagaaaaaaaagagccctCCCTCCCCTGTCGCAGAGATTTTCTTACTTTCACGCTGCCTCCCTGATGCCACGATGAAAGGAAAATGGGTGCTGTGAATTGTGAGAGCTGGGCTCAGCGCTGGATTTGCTCTGCCTGCCCTAGGAGAAGGTTTTGCTAGtgatcataaaatcatggaacagtttgggttggaagggactgcAAAGATCACCTGGTTCCAAACTCCCTGCAGTGAGCGGGGACATCTTCAACAAGATCAGcttgctcaaagcctcatccagcctggccttgaacacttccagggatggagaatcaACCACCTCTTTGGGCAACTTGTGCCAGTGTTTCACAGCTCTCATCATAAGacatttcttccttatatcagCCTGAATCTATTTCCTTTTAGTGATGAGGCACAGGGTGAGATGTTTCCTTCAGGCTGAATCCTGGTGGGATCCTGCCCCGGCATGGCAGAGGATTTCCCTGGGACACTTAGACACTGAGGTGGGCGGCCCCGTGAGCTTCAGGAGGGCAGACAGAGCTTCTGCAACTGGCTGCAGTGAGCAGCTGCTCCACAGAAGCGAGGCTGCTCCACTGTAACACGGCCCTTGGTTGTGCAAGTCTTCCTTGCTTGTGGAAACTGCTCTCCTGTCTGACCAGCCTGGTCTGCAAGGATAACAAATTGTTCTTCTTGTGAAGGGCTGGATCGTGTGGCCATGAGCTCAGTCTATGGCCAGAGCAAAGCATTAGTGATCAGGGCATGCTCCTACTCCCTTTGATTCTCAGAGTGACTCTGCCCTGGTATTCTAAAAGAGCCAAGCTTGATGCCAAGGGCGTTGCTCTCAGAAGCCTTGGTTCAACCCCCAGAGGTGGTTGAGATGCTGCTCCCTCTAACAagcaagaaaatgaacaaaagcaGATTAATTTCCTACACAAAAGTGGGCAAAAAACAGCAGTGTAACCCCCAGAGCCCATTACTAAGCACTGAGTGCTCTCCTGTGGGATGAAAGTTTGAGGTGGTGGAAGCAATTCTGCAGCCACTTCACTCACCCCAGTCTGTAAGGGGTAAAGTGCAGGGAAAAGGACAGCTGGTCCAAAATTTTGCTTGGGACTGGGGCTATTTTGTGGGTCTAAACCCAGCATTTCCTGGACATTAGACCCTGCTAGTGAGCTGAGGTTGATAGCTGGGCCTGAGAATCAACACGAGTGGACTGAGCATCAGCATCTGAAAGAGCACAGGCAGAAGACAAGCAGTCTCATACAGCTGCtagaaaaaagatatttttcagaaataaccAAACTgctatttcctttaaaaaaaaatcaagtttcttTACAAGTTGTTGACATCATGTGGCTTAGCAAATTTCCCTCCAGGCATTGCCCAACTCGGGGTAATCAGCTCTGCCTGAGAGAACACAGAGAATAAGCATGTTTAATGCAATTATGAAGGCTTTTTAAATCTCCAGATCTGGTTGAGAATATGTAAATTCAGCTGCTTAGCACAACTGAATGCAAACTTTCCTTTGCATGCCTGACAATTGTTTTAATACTCTCCAAGTTTTAGGAGGTAATAAAGTCTCCCGCTAAACCGTAGCTGAGCTCTCAAAGCTGTTTAATTGAATGAATTCAGCCTTACAGAAGAGAAGCTGGGGCTTTCAGCTCTTTTTTATCTGAGCCACCGGATATTTATCCACTCTGCATATAATGCCACCCAGACTCATTAACAAACCCTTTAGACAAGCTAGGGAATATTGCTGCTACGATGCTGAGGCGGATGCTAATTTGAGGACAACTtctttgctgctctgtttgAATAATTTCGTGTTGCTCACATAAGAAACAGTCCCAGACTGTCTGCACATCCCGTGAAGGACAGTGACCCCCATTTTCTAGACCCGTGTGCAGCTCAAAGTGGCCTCACAGGGGATGCAAAACCATCTAGTGGAGCACACAGGGGATGTATATGTTGTTCTTTACATTTTCCCATCAATAAGGGAGCTTGGAGCAGGCTGCAAAGCTTGACAGGGCTTGACAGGGCCTGAGGGTAACAGCTCGGATCGTTAATCCCTGTCAGTTGTATTCCAGCTAAGTCGTTTAAATCCACCTTCTATGTAGACATACTCATTCTGACATGGAGAGATACAGAAACTTCCCATAGCCCTCTGCCTACCAGGGTTCTTTTGCTTCAATTACACACTTAGAGCAAGTCCCGAAATAACAGAGACTCTGGGAGCCTCCAGCTGAGCAAGTTTTGCAAAGGAGACCCGGTCCAGATGGGCCAGCACCAGaaccaggctgtgcctgggacTGTGAggttctgcctgctgctgggaccCTGCTGAGACTGCTGAGATGCTGGTGAGAGATCAAGAAAATCAGCAATCTTGTTTTGTAGAGGATATTGAgccttcttttcctctcacGAAATATGTGGTTTCTCCTCTTTGCAATACTTGCTTTGCATTCAACAAGTGTTTCCAACCACAGTGAGGTGAATTTGGCTGGTTTTTCCATTTTACCACTAATTACAGTCCAAGGAGCCTGTCTCACTTTCCTTCTGCAGTTTTGCttcctgttttttccttccaatACAAATCTGCTGCATTTCCAATTAGCTGATGCAGACCATGAAAACTCACTTTGCTTAATTCCAAATCAGACATGGATCTTCATTCAATTTTGGACATGTAAAAGCACTGAACATAAATCTGGAGCTGGGTTGTTCTGCATCAATGTAAGAGTCTTCTGAAGGCAAattgaaataccttttccccATAAAAAAAGACAAGATAGTTCCTTCAGAGGTTGTTAACAGCACTTTAAGTGGCCACTTCACTAACTTTTTGCCTTTTATACGGAAGATTTATACTGCTGCTTCACAAAGTCCATGCAACACCACAGGCAAGGTGATCTAGTGGAGGGTGTCTGTGCTCACTGTAGGGAAgttgaactagatgatctttaaagtccctaCCAATCCAAACCATTGCATAATTCTGTGACATTAACTCCCTGCACCCCAGCCATTTGAAATCTCCACTGGATCACAGCTCTGAATTTTCTTAGGACTTGACTAGACTGAGAATACACCATGCAATGTGCATATCAATGAGCTTGGAAAAAAGCTTCCTTTACAAATCAATTTAAGTGTGTGTATCCTGGTGGCTGTCAGAGCGAGAGCATGTCCCCGAGCCCTCGCACCCAGAGCCGTGCAAGCGCCGGGCCTGATCCCAGACGGAAGAACATGttttctgccagctgagcagctgcaggagggggaaACAAGGCTGATGGGGTCTGAAGGATGCTGCGcacctgctctggggtgcctgCGTGTGTCTGGTCAGGTGATGCCTGTCCACCTGTCCCGGGATGTGTGCGTGTGCGTGCGTGTGCGTGTGTACACCTGTCCCGCGGTCTCCGTATCTGTCCCAGGGCGGGTGTGTCCAAGTCCCGGGGGTGATGCTCGtcccgccccgccgctgccGGTGTTCCCGCCCGGGGCGGGGGGTTGGTGGGTGcagccggcccggcccccgggCTCCCGGCAGGGAGGCGGGGAGGGCCGGGGCCAGCCCCGCTCtgatccctcctcctcctcctccttccccgcCCGCCGCCTTttccccgctgccgccgccgccgcccgccgggcGCATCCCAGCGGAGTCTGTCGGACCTCGGGGCGGCGGCGTTCGCCGCCGGCCATGGCCGTGCCCGCCGCGCTGCTCAGCCCCCACCACCTCCTCTCCTTCTGCTTCCCCGCCGCCGGCGGGCTCCTGGGCTATGCCGACCTGGAGAAGGGCTAcgagggcggcggcggcgacgCGGGGGACTTTAGAGAAGCCACCCGGGACCTGCTGAGCTTCATCGACTCGGCTTCCAGCAACATCAAGCTGGCGCTGGACCGGCCGGTGAAGTCCCGGCGGAAGGTGAACCATAGGAAGTACCTGCAGAAGCAGATCAAGCGCTGCACGGGCATcatcgccgccgccgccccgccgccgcccgccgcctgcccgcccgccgcctgccccgcccggcccccgccgcgccgggAGCCCGCGCAGGCGGCGGGCAGCAGCCTCCAGAGCAAGAGCCTGGCCGCCCTCTTCGGCTCCctgcagcggggccggggcgcggcgggcggcgcCGAGGCCaaggcgggcggcggcggcgcgggcggcggggaGAGGGCGGCGGGCGGCCCGCGGAAGGTGCCGCTGCGGGACCGCAACCTGCCGCCCTCCTTCTTCACGGAGCCCgcgctgcccggccccgccgcccgcgggCCGCCCGCCAAGGAGCCGGAGAAGGGCGGCGGGGGAGGCGGCGCGGAGGCCACCGAGTTCTTCGAGCTGCTGTGCCCCGAGTACGGCGCGCTCCTGCCCGAGCACGCCGCCCCGACCGACGCCTTCGGCGGCCGCCTGCCCGCCGAGCTCGGGCTGGAGCACGGGCTGTACGAgctgccgctgcccgccggGCCGCACCCGCTGCTGGGCGGGCTGCTGTACCCCGAGCCGCCCTGGAGCCCGGCCGCGCCCTGCAGCCCGCCCAGGAAGGCGCCGCCCGAGCCGCTGCGCCCCATCTACCCCGGCGGCGCCGAGCCCGTGcccgccggcggcggcggcggcggcagcgagGAGCCCGGCGGGCACCTGCCCGCGGGGTTCGCCTCCTTCTTCCCCGAGTGCCCGCTGGCCCCGCCGCAGCCGCCCTACGACTACGGCGGCGGGTACCACCGCGGGGGCTACCCCGGGCTGTAGGGCGGCCGGGGCTCGGGGTCCGCCGGGACGGCGGGGAGCGGAGCCCGAGCCCCCGCGGGGGCGGGCGGACGCTGGGGCTCCGCACACTCCGCTGCATGTGAGAGCCCCGCAGCCGAAACCGCGGCCACGGCCCCCGCAGGATTCACCCTTGTGCACTGCCAGTCTCCTCCTCCTGCGGTTTGGGCGACGCtgcaaataaaatgtgaaaCTTTGGGTTTCTTCAGGTCTTTTTGTAGCGGCCGGTGCCCCCCTTTCATCCTCCTTCCTTAGGGGCCAGGGCTTGGCTGGCTGTAGGCAGACGCGTTGCTGTACCTGTAGGCGAcgtggggacaggggctgagctCCTCAGAGGCCGCGGGGACCGCTCGTCAATGATTTCAGTCTAAATCTAAAGCCGGTGTCAACACTTGAGGTGCGTTTAACATTTTTCCCAGGCTCACGTTTGTCACAAGTGCTGGCGAGTGTTCAGCTGAGGACACAAAGGCAAGAAAgtgaagcaaaattaaaaatgctgctACCAAAACTCAGTGTCCTGAAATTTTAACAGCGTCTTGCGGGATCTTGCAAAACGGCAATTTACAGCGATTCGTAAATTCATTGATGGTGTAAGTTCGGGACAAAAATGTACTGTAGCCACTGCGGCCATGTGATTCCTACAGACTTTTGGATTTCTTCCAGGAATGTGTCAAAGCTCAGAAAGCGATGCGGCTCCGTCTCATTGTGTACAGGAGATTATTTGATAATCATTTAAGTTATGTAAAAGAGTCTATGATAGGTCCTATAAAAATAAAGCTACACAATAGATCCGAGATGTGTGGTTGTTACTGCTGTTGAGACGCGGCGTTCAGGGGGCTTTCACCGTGCCTCCATCCTCTGTAATGGTTTCTTGGCAGGAGTTAAGACAGGCAGCGGGTTTTGTCTTTTCTAAATCTTTTGAAATGGTGTATTCTATCCACAGCGACCCGTGCTTGTTTGGCCTTCATTTGTACCGTCTGTTTCTGTAACTTAGTAGAAAGAAAGGAACGATAAAACGCTACAAAGTCAAGGGATGAAAATTGTTACAGTTATGAAAACAGGATACTCGGAGGTTTCCTACTGAGGTGCAAGTTTTCAAAGGCAATCCTGCAGTctggctccctgccagccccaagtggattgtttgttttttaaacgGGATCCACATAGGGATCAGCCTGGGATTTTACCCTCAGTGATGGTGACAAATccttgtgcctttttttttttttttaaagacagtgtGGAAGgtaaagcaattttttttcattcttctacCCAGATTTAACTTTTCAGAGATTTGGGGTCAGCATGCTGGGAAGTGTGGAGAGGTGAAGCAAAATCTTTTGGAGATAAACTGAGATAATTTGTTTTGGCAAATgctttaattttacttttataaGCAAGAGCTGTAACTGCTGCCTCCTCTTTCCTCCCCACAAGCTGCCTAAGGTGTCCACAAGCTGTATGGAAAGGAACCACCATGGATGAACATCCACAACACTCCAGTGTTTGATAGCTGGTTGCTGTTGAGGAAATGACCTTTTCAAGAacaatttttcagcattttatttcactCAGCTTCTCGAGAGCGTGTATGAGGATCAATGGGCAGCCTGTCCAGCCAAGGTAGCTACAAATTAGGTTAATCCTgacctgctgctggttttgatGACGGGACAATGTTCTGCTCTGTAAGCTCTGTCCTGCCTTCTTCACTTCGGCAAACCTCCCAGCTTGCATTAGTGAGATGcacactgccagctcccagcagagatgGCATCTAACTGTGTCTGAGACTACCTGGGCAAGACCAGCTGGGGAGTTATTTCAGGTGGAGATGTGTTGgattggttttttgtttgtttagctCCTACTTCAAGCATGTGAGCTTGCAGCATGTCTTGACAGCTGCTCAGAATTATTTCAGCTGAATGATGCTGTGCTAATAATCTCCTTGCCCGTTTTACTCCCCTGAGCTGTGCACCTAAGATTTGCAAATGCTGGGGGAAATGATAATGCAGTGGTCCCAGGTAAGGAACAAACCCACCTGTTTTAGGATTTATTTATCTCATAAGCTCAATGGGCAAACGTGTATTAACTGGGGATCTAATCCTGAAGAATTTATAGCCTATCCTGTCAGCTGTCTCACAGGTGTCAGTGAGATTTTGCTCAGAAAAAGTCAAAAAGAGGTTTTCAGGCATTGGTTCTGGGATAGACATTGCACACCTGACTAGTCTGATTGCCCATGGACCTCACCTTCTTATTCTAACTAGCCCTGAAGGGCCACAAATGTGAGCAGCTGGTGGGTTTTGCTCATTTGGTGTTCTGCTGCCTTGTAGATGGTGACCTGTGGTGCTCAGAAGCTGAGCATCAATCAGCTTACTTGGGTTAGACCTTGTCTAAAACCTGTgggagaagcagctctgtgggtgccagcagagctgggctgatcCAAGGCTGGGGTGGCAGCCCATTCgcagtgctgccagcttggGAGGGTTCTTTGTGGGCTTGCAAGTACTTTGGGTCAGGCTCTGGCAATCAGGCtgactgagcagcagctgcactagTCTCTTCAGCTTAGTCTCTAACCTGCTATAGTTCCTTAAGGGGGATGTTCAGATTATAGGAGCATGcacttaaatgaaaaaaaagaaatctagaAATCAGTGGTCTTTGAAGTATGGCTGCATTGCTGCCAGAGGATGTATTTGTATCTGAGGAGTACCTGGCATGGGAAGTCTGATGAGCCTGGGAAGGAGCTAACAACAGCTTTTCCCAAACAGACCAAACAAAAACTGCTGTGTAACTCCTGAGGAGCACTGAAGCCCCTCTCTACGCTGTGGAGGTGGTGAGGGCACCTGAACAGCCCAGGGGTTGCCATCTAGTGAGGCTGCATCTCTGATCTCGTTTGTGCATGTGTGGGCTCTTTTTGTTGGGTTGTTTCCCCCAGCTTGAATAGTGCAGGCACTGAAAACATCACCTAACAGTCTCACTCAGAAACACCCTTGGGAAattgttttctcctctgcaaCACTGAAGATCACAATCTTATGCACTTGCAAGAATAAAAGCTTTTGTAATTGAGCGagatattttgggttttttgatgCACTTTTATAAGGAGTCTGTTCCTAAGGACTAAAGCTGATTCTTTTAAGCTTTTCTGTCTTAAAAGAAGTGTCTCCCTTTGAAAGGAAACGGGTTCTGTTTGGTTGGATCGAGGTCAGACTACCAAACGATTTCATTTTACAAAGCCTGCACTGAATTCCTCAGATACACTAAACTCCATTTTATTGCTGGTTTATTTTACACATATTGCCTGATGTTACTGGAGATTTTGATGGAAAAGCATACACgtgttaataattttttatatatagtCAAAGATGATAAAGGGGGATGACAAGAACCCTTGCTTCTCATTTTAAATGAGGGAATCTTAACCTTTCCTGAATGGTGATTTACTGACAAGTAAGTAAGGGTTCACCATGAATAATTACTACTGTGTCTCAGTATTTTGTGACTTAAATAGTCTGAGTCTATTCCAAAGCCACtttcagaaagcagagagaTTCCTTTTTTAAAAGCGTTTTGAAACAGGCTCATTAACTATTTCATGGCCTGAGCTTGGGAATGCTCTAGTACAGCCCTGCCATTGATGATGAGTCATCTTCGTTGAGCTTACATAGTTGATCAAAGTGTTAGTGAAAAAGATACGGAAGTTTATTCTAaactctttttgttttctgactttCTAAATAAACTGCTTTTGGCAACAGTGCAAAAACTGAAGGTCATCCTGCACTTattggcagcaggaggaaaaaggtGGTAGAGCAATTCTGTAGAGATGTGCAAGAAATTCAGATGAGACTGTGGGAGTTCAAGCCTACAAGTCTGAAGGCTTGTAGCCTGAATATATGGAGTGAGAGCTGGAAATGCTTTTAGGATGGCTTTGTGTCAGCCAAAGAGGCCGGTGAACACTTCTTTAAAATCCAGTGGTGTTTGTAACACATCTACAAAACCGGCCAAAAATAGTGTGTGATAAGGAGTGCTCTCTCCCCAGTTCTATGAATGATGAAGGTgttttataatatatttttcaataCCTCACTGTAACCCTGATTATCCCCTCCCTTGCTGGCAAAGAACTACATCACCAGACTGCAGGTTTTTAGACTTTTATGCTTTTTGGAGCCTTCCatatgaaatgtaaatgtgcTGACAAAGCCTTATCTTTAGGGTTGTTATGATTGTAGCCCACAGACCTACGCTTGTCCAGAGGTCACAGACTCCATGTCACTGCATTGCTGTCAgtggaatatatttttaattacttggATTGGCCAGTGTGGAATTTGAGGAATAGGCAGCATTTCCCAAATGATCTTTCatctttccttctctgaaatggGGGAACCACATCTTACTTGTACAATCTGTGTCACCCTCCCAGAGGCAGCTAAAACTGCACGATTTACCCTGTGCTCCCTCCAGGTATTCCCCAACAATGTTGGGCATATGAGAAAATGTGGACTGGTCTGCACTgaaagagggaggagaggattCAGGATCTGTAGTAAGGGGCTCAAGTGTGCCTGTTAGTGCATGTTCTGTGTGCTGGGATGTCTCCTGGTGGGCATTTTAGACTGCTTCAGCCTTAGCAGCTAATCGGAATTCAttctgtgggctctgctgcccaaaTTCTGGCAAATCCTGCTGTGCCAGATGAAGAGGTGACTGTCTCTATTTCCTGCCCTGTCTCTTTGCTATAGGTGCCATCCCTTAGCTACGTGCTGAAGAGAACGCTACCTGTGCCTCTTGCAACAACCAGTGATCAGTGCCCAAGTGCAtcctccaggagggtttggaatGGTGGGGGTAGTTTGGCTTAGCccaggaatggctggagctcagctcagccatTTCAGCCACAGCTAAGTGAAGCAAATCTCCTGTCAGACTGAGAGTGAGTTAAACGTAAAACACTGCGTGACAAATCACTTTACTGGTGCCTGTAGATGGGGAATACAGACTGCTCTCTCTTGGAGAAGCTGGCCATAATTgttactgattttatttttcttcagcttcatGAAATATAGAGGCCCACAGTTTCAACCCTTTTGACCTCCACTGTGGTGAAAGCTCAGTGAAGGATTTTTAATTTGATATTGCCACAATACACTTCAATCAGAGGAATCCTgcctgagaagctgctggaccAAGGATGGTGTCACAGGAGAAGTGGTGGCCCAGATTTTgtcccttttattttaaattgcagaATGTGATACAGGCTTTTCTGTACCACAGGGTAAAGGAGAAATTTATAGGGACTAATCTCCACAACTCATTTCAATGATGTAGCAGACATGACCCTCTTTGTCTTCCAAACCTCATAGCAAAGAGCTTGAGCTTGTGTCAGGTGTGCTCAGGACT
The sequence above is a segment of the Haemorhous mexicanus isolate bHaeMex1 chromosome 2, bHaeMex1.pri, whole genome shotgun sequence genome. Coding sequences within it:
- the FAM181B gene encoding protein FAM181B, translated to MAVPAALLSPHHLLSFCFPAAGGLLGYADLEKGYEGGGGDAGDFREATRDLLSFIDSASSNIKLALDRPVKSRRKVNHRKYLQKQIKRCTGIIAAAAPPPPAACPPAACPARPPPRREPAQAAGSSLQSKSLAALFGSLQRGRGAAGGAEAKAGGGGAGGGERAAGGPRKVPLRDRNLPPSFFTEPALPGPAARGPPAKEPEKGGGGGGAEATEFFELLCPEYGALLPEHAAPTDAFGGRLPAELGLEHGLYELPLPAGPHPLLGGLLYPEPPWSPAAPCSPPRKAPPEPLRPIYPGGAEPVPAGGGGGGSEEPGGHLPAGFASFFPECPLAPPQPPYDYGGGYHRGGYPGL